From the Balearica regulorum gibbericeps isolate bBalReg1 chromosome 4, bBalReg1.pri, whole genome shotgun sequence genome, one window contains:
- the C4H4orf54 gene encoding uncharacterized protein C4orf54 homolog: MPLPAGAGSSPTEKPGSSSTFAGRGGSLLPRGSRAPLFRQTQTFKIGFCSTGVSDAGSMYSPRLGPAKWRLSRKNPERPKLVPGSPARRPATLARATKRASAGCGAGGAEPGPARPDPTPPPPGGDACPSPEPARRAEEGREGKGRAGGGRPAAPPRPRSAARPCRHVPARPLGPLPRPDGPGMDAPGQPPAGPRAGPEGAAAGRGPSPEAAIEEEAAAYVEIRGSPRGSEESRQPPELAPAGGAERAAGSAPESGAGGTGDVGGSASGGPPGGTAGPASSDRGRDRPPSPGAVAAAGCGADSGPGSGGAAGSGGPPEAGGCPESSSSSCPSPVTKAGGFTAMGDPVSTEGKTSSSSFGYESEEDENAGRKAAPAGAPPGIPPAGGRDEAHYISTQEIQLSEVDHDMDFDAGLAARWDFEDNNVIYSFVDYASFGSDETPGDTPTEEEEENSCYLSTTTSDPNNQTDSIDNTSSTEIVSLTSEHDTPGRDKRASSGESPSKQSGRPGGSPAAQLLLSIKAASRAINESSNVRGKQNTIYAAKHESDMSLRVPAAPEHNASLKPDAVRDHAKKFIAVPARLQTRCGAARAGEHSSGASSAVSELDDADKEVRNLTARAFRSLAYPYFDTLRPGSRASSASLPDNALGINRWSTYLDLKCGSLGQRTEPSLLRSGRSQTKALEFVVSKLDGEIAHVEAPRRLRAGSRVVTLLDLGDAPEAGQPPEAGGGEPPPAEGGGGASSKKSKFASSLLKNVISKKMQLEHEFKMERGEITDTSYTGFSAGREPEPAAGGSRERQREGGVQRQSSRHSEGGSDSTAATAEEAGEGGGGPSPASKASTPREGSRSLDRALSEELCEVKRSASEAIKATFLRSQNSAFRSWKEREAERKEERAPIGKLKLSRHDWRADLGEISAGRSTKMSRLFVPAIQHTPREKEPGKQATKCSAAAASSPLAAKPKAPEIKISLGSLQQPRDAAFSIAQLLTPQIAGRPPEEGRGQQPKPPKAGDGPDKVPQFLVRDVRDGKHRAQGPLHQVRDVRKLIKSSYSCDSGDNSSDKGSVASDQGGPEQKPRQQLVIAGVPRSLSPVVITCQAVGHATTKPTEAGAKAAGRTPACPPEGTVLVHRTSGRLPVATIAPNKSDPRQPAVLKIVSKSAAPWRHQPPPPPAERGKGPEEDPREEGKAAPVQNALEKLTAAVRSMEELYSFNKREWKRKSDPLPITDSHVLSLIASQERGAGPRPAAAAAPPPPPPADKAEEPSGKGPGSERLPRRPPNNAADKVSAKAAAFESLARQRQRGPPPPRAEPPAAPRALLTLRGAGGTGAPAPGKPPSEGGLRGQAAPRSSRLPAGGGDAERGPDCGNYLALPLKAAAEPGSPPSPVPVSGAGGGVHPSPGSAAALCSLQPFGTAKRPGSPGPPPAEEPPAAAPPPAEGPPATLYRPPLPFAALPGAAPPPLLCFSPSMPAATTAAEPFPQTQRKVLLDVSTGQYYLVDTPVQQPLKRRLFDPETGQYVEVPVPQQPAVAPVPLPLSPLALNAGAYGATYMLYPGLLPTAAVLPTGALPRPLSHPGSDASAPADPGSPAAEAAFAESPYYVATGKGPPPPRRGAAEAKPVISITAPATGPRIVAPPSFDGTTMRFVVEHR; encoded by the coding sequence ATGCCTCTTCCTGCCGGTGCCGGCAGCTCGCCGACCGAGAagccgggcagcagcagcacctttgCAGGCAGAGGTGGCTCCCTCCTTCCAAGGGGCTCCCGGGCGCCTTTATTCCGGCAAACACAGACGTTTAAAATAGGATTTTGTTCAACCGGCGTAAGTGACGCCGGCTCTATGTATAGTCCGCGCCTGGGACCGGCCAAGTGGCGCCTATCTCGGAAAAACCCGGAGCGCCCCAAGCTCGTTCCGGGATCCCCCGCAAGGCGACCGGCCACCCTCGCCCGGGCGACTAAGCGGGCCTCGGCTGGCTGCGGTGCGGGGGGAGCCGAGCCCGGCCCGGCCAGACCCGACCCGACCCCTCCGCCCCCCGGCGGTGATGCCTGCCCGAGCCCGGAGCCGGCGCGCCGGgcggaggaggggagggaagggaaggggagggcagggggtgggcggcccgctgcccccccccgtccccgcagcGCTGCCCGTCCCTGCCGGCACGTGCCTGCCCGCCCCCTCGGGCCACTGCCGCGCCCCGACGGCCCCGGCATGGACGCGCCCGGCCAGCCGCCCGCCGGTCCCCGAGCCGGCCCCGAGGGCgcggcggcgggacggggcCCGAGCCCGGAGGCGGCCAtcgaggaggaggcggcggcgtACGTGGAAATCCGCGGCTCGCCGCGGGGGTCGGAGGAAAGCCGCCAGCCCCCCGAGCTGGCCCCGGCCGGCGGCGCGGAGCGAGCGGCCGGTTCCGCACCGGAAAGCGGAGCCGGCGGGACCGGCGATGTTGGCGGCTCGGCGAGCGGCGGGCCGCCGGGCGGGACTGCGGGGCCAGCATCCTCGGACCGCGGGCGGGATCGCCCGCCTTCCCCGGGCGCGGTGGCTGCGGCGGGATGCGGCGCTGACTCCGGCCCCGGCTCCGGGGGGGCGGCAGGGAGCGGCGGGCCGCCGGaggcggggggctgcccggagtcctcctcctcctcctgcccttcgCCGGTGACCAAGGCGGGTGGCTTTACCGCAATGGGCGACCCGGTGTCGACGGAAGGCAAAACCTCCTCGTCCTCCTTCGGCTACGAAAGCGAGGAGGACGAGAACGCGGGGCGCAAGGCGGCCCCCGCCGGCGCCCCCCCGGGCATCCCCCCCGCCGGCGGCCGCGACGAGGCGCACTATATCAGCACGCAGGAGATCCAGCTGAGCGAGGTGGACCACGACATGGACTTCGACGCGGGGCTGGCCGCCCGCTGGGACTTCGAGGACAACAACGTGATCTACTCCTTCGTGGACTACGCCTCCTTCGGGAGCGACGAGACCCCGGGGGACACGCCgacggaggaggaggaggagaatagCTGCTACCTCAGCACAACCACCAGCGACCCCAACAACCAGACGGACAGCATCGACAACACCAGCAGCACCGAGATCGTCAGCCTTACTTCCGAACACGACACCCCCGGCCGGGACAAACGCGCCAGCTCGGGGGAAAGCCCGTCCAAGCAGTCCGGCCGCCCCGGCGGGAGCCCGGCCGCCCAGCTTCTCCTATCAATCAAAGCCGCTTCCCGGGCTATAAATGAGTCTAGCAACGTGCGCGGAAAGCAAAACACTATTTACGCTGCCAAGCATGAAAGCGACATGAGCCTCCGTGTCCCCGCGGCTCCTGAACACAATGCGAGTTTAAAACCCGACGCGGTCCGCGACCACGCGAAAAAATTCATCGCGGTCCCCGCGCGGCTGCAGACCCGGTGCGGGGCCGCCAGGGCCGGGGAGCACTCGAGCGGCGCCTCCAGCGCCGTCAGCGAGCTGGACGATGCCGACAAAGAAGTGCGAAACCTGACGGCCAGGGCTTTCCGCAGCCTGGCGTACCCCTACTTCGACACCCTGCGCCCCGGCTCCCGCGCCTCCTCCGCCTCCCTGCCCGACAATGCCCTCGGCATCAACCGCTGGTCCACCTACCTGGACCTCAAGTGCGGCAGCCTGGGGCAGAGAACCGAGCCCAGCCTGCTGCGCTCCGGCCGGTCGCAGACCAAAGCCCTCGAGTTCGTGGTCAGCAAGCTCGATGGGGAGATTGCCCACGTCGAGGCGCCGCGGCGGCTGCGGGCGGGCTCCCGAGTGGTGACCCTGCTGGACCTCGGCGATGCCCCCGAAGCCGGGCAGCCGCCCgaggcgggcggcggggagccgccgccggcggagggcggcgggggggcaTCCAGCAAGAAGTCCAAGTTCGCCTCCAGCCTCCTCAAAAACGTCATCTCCAAGAAGATGCAGCTGGAGCACGAGTTCAAGATGGAGCGGGGCGAGATCACCGACACGTCTTACACCGGGTTCAGCGCCGGACGGGAGCCGGAGCCCGCCGCCGGCGGCAGCCGGGAGCGGCAGCGGGAGGGCGGTGTGCAGCGGCAGAGCTCCCGGCACTCGGAGGGCGGCTCGGACAGCACCGCGGCGACGGCGGAGGAGGCGGGCGAGGGAGGCGGTGGCCCGTCGCCGGCCTCTAAGGCTTCGACGCCCCGCGAGGGGAGCCGCAGCTTGGACCGAGCGCTGTCGGAGGAGCTATGCGAGGTGAAGCGCAGCGCCTCGGAGGCCATCAAGGCCACCTTCCTCCGGAGCCAGAACAGCGCCTTCAGGTCCTGGAAGGAGCGGGAGGcggagaggaaggaggagagagcacCCATCGGCAAGCTGAAGCTCTCCAGGCACGACTGGCGGGCCGACCTGGGCGAGATCTCCGCCGGCAGGTCCACCAAGATGTCCCGCTTGTTCGTCCCCGCCATCCAGCACACCCCCCGGGAGAAGGAGCCCGGCAAGCAGGCGACCAAAtgctccgccgccgccgcttccTCGCCCCTCGCCGCCAAGCCCAAAGCCCCCGAAATCAAGATCAGCCtgggcagcctgcagcagccccgggACGCCGCCTTCAGCATCGCCCAGCTGCTGACGCCGCAGATCGCGGGCCGGCCGCCGGAGGAAGGCAGGGGCCAGCAGCCCAAGCCGCCCAAGGCCGGCGACGGCCCCGACAAAGTGCCGCAGTTCCTGGTGCGCGACGTGAGGGACGGCAAGCACAGAGCCCAGGGACCCCTCCACCAGGTGCGGGACGTGCGGAAGCTCATCAAAAGCTCCTACAGCTGCGACTCGGGGGATAACAGCAGCGACAAAGGCAGCGTCGCTTCCGACCAGGGCGGCCCGGAGCAGAAACCTCGGCAGCAGCTGGTCATCGCCGGCGTCCCCAGGTCCCTCTCCCCCGTGGTCATCACCTGCCAGGCAGTCGGCCACGCCACCACCAAGCCCACCGAGGCGGGGGCCAAGGCGGCGGGCAGGACGCCGGCCTGCCCCCCGGAGGGCACCGTCCTGGTGCACCGCACCTCTGGGAGGCTGCCGGTGGCCACCATCGCCCCGAACAAGAGCGACCCGCGCCAGCCGGCCGTGCTGAAGATCGTCTCTAAATCCGCCGCGCCCTGGCGGCAccagcccccgccgccgcccgccgagAGGGGCAAGGGACCGGAGGAGGACCCGCGGGAGGAGGGCAAGGCGGCGCCGGTGCAAAACGCGCTGGAGAAGCTGACGGCGGCGGTGCGGAGCATGGAGGAGCTGTACAGCTTCAACAAGCGCGAGTGGAAGCGCAAGAGCGACCCGCTGCCCATCACCGACAGCCACGTCCTCTCCCTCATCGCCAGCCAGGAGAGGGGCGCCGGGCCCcggccggccgccgccgccgctccccctcCACCGCCGCCGGCGGATAAGGCAGAGGAGCCGTCGGGCAAGGGGCCGGGTAGCGAGCGgctgccccgccgccctcccAACAACGCCGCCGACAAGGTCTCGGCCAAGGCGGCCGCCTTCGAGAGCCTGGCCCGCCAGCGGCAGCGtggcccgccgcccccccgcgccgagccccccgccgccccccgcgcccTCCTCACCCTCCGCGGAGCCGGAGGAACCGGAGCCCCCGCGCCAGGCAAGCCTCCCTCCGAGGGCGGCCTGCGGGGCCAGGCGGCGCCGCGCTCCTCCCGGCTGCCTGCGGGCGGCGGCGATGCGGAGCGCGGCCCGGACTGCGGGAACTACCTGGCCCTGCCGCTGAAGGCGGCCGCCGAGCCCGGCTCCCCACCCTCCCCGGTGCCGGTGtcgggggcgggcggcggcgtCCACCCCAGCCCGGGGTCGGCGGCGGCGCTGTGCAGCCTGCAGCCCTTCGGCACCGCCAAgcgccccggcagccccggaCCCCCGCCCGCCGAggagccccccgccgccgccccgccgcccgccgagGGTCCGCCCGCCACCCTCTACCGCCCGCCGCTGCCCTTCGCCGCCCTGCCcggcgccgcgccgccgccgctgctctGCTTCTCGCCCTCCATGCCCGCCGCGACGACAGCGGCCGAGCCCTTCCCGCAGACGCAGCGCAAGGTGCTCCTGGACGTGAGCACCGGGCAGTACTACCTGGTGGACACGCCGGTGCAGCAGCCCCTCAAGCGGCGCCTCTTCGACCCCGAGACTGGGCAGTACGTGGAGGTGCCGGTGCCCCAGCAGCCGGCCGTCGCCCCCGTCCCGCTGCCCCTCTCTCCCCTGGCCCTCAACGCCGGGGCCTATGGCGCCACGTACATGCTCTACCCTGGCCTCCTGCCCACCGCTGCCGTGCTGCCTACCGGTGCCCTGCCACGCCCACTATCCCACCCGGGCAGCGATGCCAGCGCCCCGGCTGATCCTGGCAGCCCAGCGGCAGAGGCAGCCTTCGCTGAGAGCCCCTACTACGTGGCCACTGGCAAGGGCCCACCGCCACCACGGCGCGGGGCAGCTGAGGCGAAGCCGGTCATCAGCATCACGGCGCCGGCCACCGGCCCACGGATCGTCGCGCCTCCCTCCTTCGACGGCACCACCATGCGCTTTGTGGTGGAGCACCGGTGA